A DNA window from Arachis duranensis cultivar V14167 chromosome 3, aradu.V14167.gnm2.J7QH, whole genome shotgun sequence contains the following coding sequences:
- the LOC110278623 gene encoding uncharacterized protein LOC110278623: MAAFQQRRQQGWWKQPTTTAFLLLRERLLFSDDDTASTMASGSTNGSSDPRQMNVDNSDCVSMLLTKGKVDFQVVGPPAPYVDDCGPPNLDQMSTRRRGRGRGRGRTGTVTPAPIGTDPVDFMAALGNMAAAMQTTAEALGNQINQGNHGNNNDEGGPMTLATFLKVHPLTFRGTSNPTDADNWIQAMERALQAQQVPEEQWVEFGTYQLQGEAQYWWQGTRRILHPDGATIPWEVFRTEFYKKYFPNSARNAKELELMQLKQGQMTVAEYTSKFEELCRFSRICQGAPEDFAEWKCIKYEGGLRSDILSFVAPMEIRVFSELVNKSRVAEDCVRKAAAEKGSLRVPFQRPSGRNFALRGRNFKRGGFVPQQTQDQGNYRRPNTNASQGKRFGKQPQQDLNCQKCGRYHPGVPCRFGLGVCYSCGQPGHMATNCPEKKKYETGRVQQPGRVYTTSTVGAEGSETLIRGNCEMAGKILNALFDSGASHSFIAFEKANELGLKMVVLGYDLKVYNATHEVMVTRIGCPQVPFRVQQCEFVHDLICLPMTGLDLILGLDWLSKNHVLLDCSEKSVQFMPEGSEAPVVVNSYYLNSMIVNCSGTECQGIMLLTAGVSGDDQSLEQIPVVCEFPDVFPDDINEFPPNREVEFAIELVPGSGPISITPYRMSPLEMAELKAQLEDLLGKHFIRPSVSPWGAPVLLVKKKDGSMRLCVDYRQLNKITVKNKYPLPRIDDLMDQLQGAGVFSKIDLRSGYHQIRVRDGDIPKTAFKTRYGHYEYTVMSFGLTNAPAVFMDYMNRIFRPYLDKFVIVFIDDILVYSKTEEEYTDHLRTVLQILRDRKLYAKLSKCEFWKSEVKFLGHVVSKQGIAVDPAKVEAVMNWERPTSVTEIRSFLGLAGYYRRFIKKFSQLALLLTKLTRKDTPFIWTPECEGSFQELKHRLTTAPVLVLPEPSEPFEVYCDASLKGLGCVLMQHQNVVAYASRQLRPHEMNYPTHDLELAAVVFALKIWRHYLYGVKFLVFSDHKSLKYLFEQKELNMRQRRWMKLLKDYDFELNYHPGKANVVADALSRKSLYAAWMMLREEELLKAFQGLNLGVREESGILCLSQLQISSDFKSELLKGAGVFSKIDLRSGYHQIRVRDEDIPKTAFRMRYGHYEYIVMSFGLTNAPITEEEHAGHLQTVLQILRDRKLYAKLSKCEFWKSEVKFLGHVVCGAFDAAPECCSIRLTKELNMRQRRWMELLKNYDFELNYHPGKANVVADALSRKSLYAAWTMLREEELLKAFQGLNLGVREESRILCLSQLQISSDFKSELLKVHRDSEALHKVLPAVEQEK, from the exons ATGGCTGCGTTTCAACAGCGACGGCAGCAGGGGTGGTGGAAACAGCCCACCACCACCGCTTTTCTCCTTCTTCGCGAGCGGTTACTATTCAGCGACGATGACACAGCTTCGACAATGGCGTCGGGCTCCACGAATGGCAGCAGTG ATCCACGTCAGATGAACGTGGATAACTCGGATTGTGTGTCAATGTTACTTACAAAAGGGAAAGTGGATTTTCAGGTTGTGGGACCGCCTGCACCCTATGTGGATGATTGTGGTCCACCAAACTT GGACCAGATGTCAACTCGCAGACGCGGTCGCGGGCGAGGTAGAGGTAGGACAGGCACCGTTACTCCTGCCCCCATAGGGACTGATCCAGTAGACTTTATGGCTGCCCTGGGAAATATGGCTGCAGCTATGCAGACGACAGCCGAGGCACTGGGTAATCAGATAAATCAGGGAAATCATGGGAACAATAATGATGAGGGCGGTCCAATGACACTTGCTACATTTCTGAAAGTTCATCCTCTGACTTTTAGGGGAACCTCAAATCCCACTGACGCAGATAATTGGATTCAGGCTATGGAAAGGGCGTTACAGGCACAACAGGTTCCTGAAGAGCAATGGGTTGAATTTGGAACTTATCAGTTGCAAGGTGAAGCTCAGTATTGGTGGCAGGGAACACGACGTATCCTGCATCCTGATGGTGCTACGATTCCTTGGGAGGTTTTTCGGACAGAGTTCTATAAGAAATATTTTCCTAATTCAGCCCGAAATGCcaaggaacttgaattaatgCAGTTAAAGCAGGGACAGATGACTGTTGCTGAGTATACTAGTAAGTTTGAGGAGTTGTGTCGCTTTTCTCGTATCTGTCAAGGTGCGCCTGAAGATTTTGCTGAATGGAAGTGTATTAAATATGAAGGAGGTCTTCGGAGTGATATTCTGAGCTTCGTTGCCCCAATGGAGATCAGGGTGTTTTCTGAATTGGTGAATAAGAGTAGGGTGGCTGAGGATTGTGTGAGGAAGGCGGCAGCAGAGAAAGGAAGTTTGAGGGTGCCTTTTCAGAGGCCTTCTGGGAGGAACTTTGCTCTGAGAGGTAGAAATTTCAAGCGTGGAGGTTTTGTTCCGCAGCAGACTCAGGATCAAGGTAATTATAGAAGGCCGAATACCAATGCTAGTCAAGGAAAAAGGTTTGGGAAGCAGCCACAGCAAGATCTGAACTGTCAGAAGTGCGGAAGGTATCACCCTGGAGTTCCGTGCAGATTCGGACTTGGAGTATGCTATTCTTGTGGACAGCCCGGGCATATGGCCACCAATTGCccggagaagaagaagtatgAGACTGGTAGGGTGCAGCAGCCGGGGAGAGTATACACCACTTCTACCGTAGGtgctgagggatctgagacactgaTTAGAGGTAATTGTGAAATGGCTGGTAAAatcttaaatgctttatttgattcaggTGCAAGTCattcatttattgcatttgaaAAGGCCAACGAGTTAGGATTGAAAATGGTGGTTTTAGGTTATGATTTGAAAGTATATAATGCTACTCATGAAGTTATGGTGACTAGGATAGGATGTCCACAAGTTCCCTTTCGAGTACAACAGTGTGAATTTGTGcatgatttgatttgtttgCCTATGACTGGTCTTGATCTCATTTTGGGATTGGATTGGTTATCCAAGAATCATGTTTTGCTTGATTGTTCTGAGAAGTCAGTACAGTTTATGCCGGAAGGGTCGGAAGCACCGGTTGTAGTGAATAGTTACTATTTGAATTCAATGATAGTAAACTGTTCtggaaccgaatgtcagggtattaTGTTATTAACTGCGGGAGTATCAGGTGATGATCAGAGTTTAGAGCAAATTCCGGTTGTATGTGAATTTCCAGATGTGTTTCCGGATGATATTAATGAATTTCCACCTAATCGAGAGGTTGAATTTGCAATCGAGTTGGTACCTGGATCCGGTCCAATTTCGATtactccttataggatgtcaccttTAGAAATGGCTGAATTGAAAGCTCAGCTGGAAGATTTGTTGGGTAAGCATTTCATCCGACCAAGTGTTTCTCCGTGGGGAGCGCCAgtgttactggtaaagaagaaggatgggagtatgcggctgtGTGTCGATTATCGGCAATTGAATAAGATCACTGTGAAGAATAAATATCCGTTGCCTAGAATTGATGATCTAATGGATCAGTTACAGGGTGCCGGTGTGTTTTCTAAGATTGAcctgcgatccggttatcatcAGATAAGGGTTAGAGACGGGGATATTCCAAAAACTGCTTTCAAAACCCGTTATGGTCATTATGAGTATACAGTGATGTCTTTCGGGTTAACTAATGCCCCGGCAGTATTTATGGATTATATGAACAGGATTTTCCGACCGTATCTGGACAAGTTTGttattgtcttcattgatgacattctTGTCTATTCTAAGACTGAAGAGGAATATACTGATCACTTGCGAACTGTGCTGCAAATTCTGAGAGACAGAAAGTTGTATGCTAAGTTATCTaaatgtgagttttggaagagtgaggtgaagtttctCGGCCACGTGGTGAGTAAGCAGGGAATAGCTGTGGATCCTGCTAAGGTAGAAGCAGTGATGAATTGGGAGCGACCAACTTCAGTgacagagataaggagtttcCTAGGTTTGGCGGGGTATTATCGCAGATTCATTAAGAAATTTTCACAGCTCGCCTTACTTTTAACTAAGTTGACTAGGAAGGATACGCCTTTTATCTGGACTCCGGAATGTGAAGGGAGTTTCCAAGAATTGAAGCACAGGTTGACTACTGCACCTGTATTGGTATTACCTGAACCAAGTGAACCGTTTGAAGTGTATTGtgatgcatctctgaaaggtttgGGGTGCGTCCTGATGCAGCACCAGAATGTTGTAGCATACGCCTCACGACAATTAAGGCCGCATGAGATGAACTACCCGACACACGATTTAGAACTTGCTGCTGTTGTGTTTGCTTTAAAGATTTGGAGGCACTACCTCTATGGTGTTAAGTTTCTTGTTTTCTCAGACCATAAGAGTTTGAAGTATCTTTTTGAGCAGAAAGAGTTAAATATGCGTCAAAGGAGGTGGATGAAGCTTCTGaaagattatgattttgaattgaattatcatCCAGGAAAAGCGAACGTTGTGGCAGACGCCTTGAGTCGAAAGTCTTTATAtgcagcttggatgatgctacgGGAGGAAGAGTTACTGAAGGCATTCCAAGGTTTGAATTTGGGAGTTAGAGAAGAATCTGGAATCCTGTGTTTGAGTCAGTTGCAAATTTCTAGTGATTTTAAATCAGAACTTCTGAAG GGTGCCGGTGTGTTTTCTAAGATTGATTTGCGATCCGGGTATCATCAGATAAGGGTTAGAGACGAGGATATTCCAAAAACTGCTTTTAGGATGCGTTATGGTCATTATGAGTATATAGTGATGTCTTTTGGGTTAACTAATGCCCCGATA ACTGAAGAGGAGCATGCTGGTCACTTGCAAACTGTGCTGCAAATTCTGAGAGACAGGAAGTTATATGCTAAGTTATCTAAATGTGAGTTTTGGAAAAGTGAAGTAAAGTTTCTTGGCCACGTG gttTGTGGTGCATTTGATGCAGCACCAGAATGTTGTAGCATACGCCTCACG AAAGAGTTGAATATGCGTCAAAGGAGATGGATGGAGCTTCTAAAGaattatgattttgaattgaattaccATCCTGGAAAAGCGAACGTTGTGGCGGACGCCTTGAGTCGAAAGTCTTTATATGCAGCTTGGACGATGCTACGAGAAGAAGAGTTACTGAAGGCATTTCAAGGTTTGAATTTGGGAGTTAGAGAAGAATCTAGAATCCTGTGTTTGAGTCAGTTGCAGATTTCAAGTGATTTTAAATCAGAACTTCTAAAGGTTCATCGAGACAGTGAAGCGTTACATAAAGTATTACCAGCAGTTGAACAGGAAAAATAG